The following proteins come from a genomic window of Emys orbicularis isolate rEmyOrb1 chromosome 9, rEmyOrb1.hap1, whole genome shotgun sequence:
- the LOC135884083 gene encoding H(+)/Cl(-) exchange transporter 5-like: MNNKGFRRGSFQSSTSDEDMVEIAGGALDFSITDDDPPLDREMLGGNAHVAVSIKFLITKIFM; encoded by the coding sequence ATGAATAATAAAGGCTTTCGACGAGGGAGTTTCCAGAGCAGCACCAGTGATGAAGACATGGTGGAGATAGCAGGAGGAGCTCTGGATTTCTCCATCACAGATGATGATCCCCCGCTGGATAGAGAGATGTTGGGAGGTAATGCTCATGTTGCCGTCTCCATTAAATTCCTCATCACTAAAATCTTTATGTAG